A section of the Triticum dicoccoides isolate Atlit2015 ecotype Zavitan chromosome 7A, WEW_v2.0, whole genome shotgun sequence genome encodes:
- the LOC119331844 gene encoding polycomb group protein FIE1-like encodes MASLRPVQGLGCDAAVGSLVPSGSREFKLCSKHTEGKHPLYAISFNFIDARYYDIFATAGGNRVTTYRGLPDGNLAVLQAYIDADDAQSFYTLSWVSDLRSTPLLVAAGTNMVIRVINCATGKLFKSFIGHGGSINEIRTQPLNPSLFISASKDESVRLWNVHTGICILIFAGGGGHRHDVLSVDFHPSDVHRIASCGMDNTVKIWSMKEFSPYVKKSFTWTDLPSKFPTKVVQFPLMTCVVHSNYVDCTRWLGDFILSKSVENEIVLWEPKTKEQGHGEDSIDVLQKYPVPDCDIWCIKFSCDFHFNQLAIGNREGKIYVWDVQTCPPELITMLSSPQCKMTIRQTAVSFDGSTIVACSKDGSIYRWDEVEHEAAKN; translated from the exons ATGGCGAGCCTGCGCCCGGTGCAGGGTTTAGGGTGCGATGCGGCGGTGGGGTCGCTGGTGCCCAGCGGGAGCCGGGAGTTCAAGCTCTGCAGCAAGCACACTGAGGGTAAGCATCCGCTCTACGCCATCAGCTTCAACTTCATCGACGCCCGCTACTACGACATCTTCGCCACCGCCGGCGGCAATCGT GTGACGACGTACCGTGGCCTCCCCGACGGTAACTTGGCTGTTCTGCAAGCATACATTGATGCGGAC GATGCTCAGTCATTCTACACTCTGAGCTGGGTTTCTGACCTTCGCAGCACACCACTGCTAGTGGCAGCAGGAACCAATATGGTCATTCGGGTCATCAACTGTGCCACCGGGAAGTTGTTTAAG AGTTTTATTGGCCATGGTGGTTCAATAAATGAGATCAGAACTCAACCATTGAATCCTTCGCTCTTCATTTCTGCAAGCAAG GACGAGTCTGTTAGGCTATGGAATGTCCATACAGGGATCTGCATCTTGATTTTTgctggaggaggaggtcaccgtcaTGATGTATTGAGTGTT GACTTCCACCCTTCTGATGTGCACCGAATTGCCAGTTGTGGCAtggataatacagttaaaatatggTCAATGAAAG AATTTTCGCCATACGTGAAGAAATCCTTTACATGGACTGACCTTCCATCAAAATTTCCAACAAAAGTTGTCCAATTTCCG CTTATGACTTGCGTGGTGCATTCTAACTATGTTGACTGTACTAGGTGGCTTGGTGACTTCATCCTGTCGAAG AGTGTTGAAAATGAAATTGTTCTGTGGGAGCCAAAAACAAAAGAGCAGGGTCATGGCGAG GATAGCATTGATGTTCTTCAGAAGTACCCTGTGCCCGATTGTGACATTTGGTGTATCAAATTCTCATGTGATTTTCACTTCAATCAATTAGCAATAG GCAACCGTGAAGGCAAAATCTATGTGTGGGATGTGCAGACGTGCCCTCCTGAGCTAATTACCAT GCTGAGTAGTCCGCAATGCAAAATGACAATAAGGCAGACTGCAGTGTCGTTTGATGGAAG CACGATCGTTGCCTGCAGCAAGGATGGCAGCATATACCGCTGGGACGAAGTGGAACATGAAGCTGCGAAAAATTGA